Proteins from one Podospora pseudoanserina strain CBS 124.78 chromosome 1, whole genome shotgun sequence genomic window:
- a CDS encoding hypothetical protein (antiSMASH:Cluster_6; EggNog:ENOG503PCW2), whose protein sequence is MRIWLHNRYSTHGTAVGYNGQNEKKIRLNEMWILAFDPGAESSFRLITVASSGLAIRIEFSNHQGKEAHPAVTEPPSEAQTTSERLIYFKERKIGSGIFGRVFRLIRACDGQYFTGKVFTPPPTSKKRRRGETDPA, encoded by the exons ATGCGTATCTGGCTGCACAACCGCTACTCAACGCATGGGACCGCGGTCGGATACAATGGGCAGAACGAGAAGAAGATACGTTTAAATGAGATGTGGATCCTGGCGTTCGATCCCGGCGCGGAGAGTTCCTTTCGCCTCATCACCGTTGCCTCGAGCGGTCTCGCCATCCGCATCGAGTTTTCCAACCACCAAGGCAAAGAGGCACA CCCGGCTGTGACCGAACCGCCGAGTGAAGCTCAGACCACCTCTGAACGCCTGATCTATTTCAAAGAACGTAAAATCGGGAGCGGCATATTCGGTCGCGTGTTCCGGCTCATCAGAGCCTGCGACGGCCAGTATTTCACTGGCAAGGTCTTCACGCCGCCACCGACCAGCAAAAAGAGGCGCCGCGGGGAGACCGACCCAGCATAG